The Fervidibacillus albus genome contains a region encoding:
- a CDS encoding long-chain fatty acid--CoA ligase → MMDTPLTLTQMLERAEKYFPKKEIISRTTAGIFRYTYKEMGERTRALASALKKLGIEKGDRVGTFAWNDHRHLEAYFAVPCLGAVLHTINIRLSPDHLSYVINHAEDKMILVDGTLLPLLEKVKDELKTVKAIVVMTDGETLPETGFSNVYSYEKLLEIGDKTFEFPKNIEENDAAGMCYTSATTGKPKGVVYSHRGIVLHGMALGLADTAALSESDVMMPVVPMFHVNAWGTPFASTWYGSTQVFPGPAPTPKDLAELIENFHVTVTAGVPTILIGLLNEFEKKEYKTGSLRGVLCGGSAAPKGIIRAYEKKYDIPFLHAYGMTETTPLVTISKLKSYQKNLPYEEQLEIRAKQGIVVPGLEIKVVNEKGEVNRDGKEMGELLVRGPWIAKEYYKDDRTKEAFKDGWLHTGDVVTIDEEGFIKIVDRTKDLIKSGGEWISSVDLENALMTHDAVLEAAVVAVPDPKWVERPVACVVLKEGKQVTKEELLDYLRPQFAKFWLPDEVLFLDEIPKTTVGKFLKAKLREYVAEQLKIEKS, encoded by the coding sequence ATGATGGATACACCTTTAACATTGACTCAAATGCTTGAAAGGGCGGAAAAATACTTTCCGAAAAAGGAAATCATTTCTCGGACGACGGCCGGCATCTTTCGTTATACGTACAAAGAAATGGGGGAAAGGACGCGGGCTCTTGCAAGCGCTTTAAAAAAGCTCGGTATTGAAAAGGGGGATCGGGTCGGCACATTCGCATGGAACGACCACCGCCATTTAGAAGCATATTTTGCCGTTCCGTGTTTAGGTGCAGTGCTCCATACGATTAATATTCGTCTTTCACCGGATCATTTAAGTTACGTCATTAATCATGCGGAGGATAAAATGATTCTCGTTGATGGGACATTGCTTCCGCTATTGGAAAAGGTAAAGGACGAATTAAAAACGGTGAAGGCTATCGTTGTGATGACCGATGGAGAGACGTTACCGGAGACGGGTTTTTCCAATGTTTATTCCTATGAAAAGTTGTTGGAAATCGGCGACAAGACCTTCGAATTTCCAAAAAATATTGAAGAAAATGATGCGGCTGGAATGTGTTATACGTCGGCAACAACGGGGAAACCAAAGGGGGTCGTCTATTCTCATCGAGGAATCGTTCTTCATGGAATGGCTTTAGGTCTTGCGGATACGGCTGCCCTTTCTGAATCCGATGTTATGATGCCTGTCGTTCCGATGTTTCACGTCAATGCTTGGGGCACACCTTTCGCATCGACATGGTACGGATCTACGCAAGTTTTTCCTGGCCCGGCGCCGACTCCGAAAGATTTAGCCGAATTAATTGAAAACTTTCACGTAACAGTTACAGCCGGTGTTCCGACGATTTTAATCGGTTTATTGAATGAATTTGAAAAGAAGGAGTATAAAACGGGTAGTTTACGCGGTGTGCTTTGCGGAGGGTCGGCCGCACCAAAGGGAATTATACGGGCGTATGAAAAGAAATACGATATTCCGTTTTTACATGCTTATGGGATGACGGAGACGACACCCCTTGTGACCATATCCAAATTAAAATCGTATCAAAAAAACTTGCCGTACGAGGAACAATTGGAAATTCGAGCGAAGCAAGGGATCGTCGTACCTGGCCTAGAAATAAAGGTCGTCAATGAGAAGGGGGAAGTTAATCGAGATGGAAAAGAAATGGGTGAGCTTCTCGTCCGCGGTCCGTGGATTGCAAAGGAATATTACAAAGATGATCGGACGAAGGAAGCGTTTAAAGACGGCTGGCTACACACGGGGGATGTCGTTACGATTGATGAAGAAGGATTTATTAAAATCGTTGACCGAACGAAGGATTTGATTAAAAGTGGTGGCGAGTGGATTTCGTCTGTCGATTTGGAAAATGCGTTGATGACCCATGATGCAGTATTGGAGGCGGCCGTCGTTGCTGTACCCGATCCGAAATGGGTGGAGCGGCCCGTTGCCTGCGTCGTGTTGAAAGAAGGAAAGCAGGTGACGAAGGAAGAATTACTCGATTATTTACGCCCACAGTTTGCAAAATTTTGGCTCCCCGATGAAGTACTTTTCCTCGATGAAATTCCGAAAACGACAGTCGGGAAGTTTTTGAAGGCGAAGTTGCGGGAATATGTCGCCGAGCAATTAAAAATTGAAAAATCGTAA
- a CDS encoding SLAC1 anion channel family protein, translating to MEQVHERGLRYFPIALFASVMGISGVTMSVKLFENMYGLRHGVSTVFLILASLLFLINGGMLLYRLIRFPDDVQKDFNHPVKMNFFAAISISLLLLSVPYFEINERFSFYLWIAGVMLQLIFTIVILTKVIWKHTFEVPQFTPAWFIPIVGNLVVPLAGVYHADEDLNWMFFSMGLFFSIIYITIFLFRMFFHPVLPPKLRPTFFILLAPPGVGMVSYFKIVGELDAFAYILFGIAIYLGLFLIFQFKRLFTIPFFISWWAYLFPSAAVTNATYFMYAETGKEFYSWLFQLQIAGLFVLVAYLLWKTIQLVMHRDLCIKEG from the coding sequence ATGGAACAAGTACATGAAAGAGGATTGCGCTATTTTCCAATTGCTTTATTTGCAAGTGTGATGGGGATTTCTGGTGTGACGATGTCTGTAAAACTATTTGAAAATATGTATGGATTGAGGCATGGAGTTTCCACAGTCTTTCTTATTTTGGCCAGTTTGTTATTTTTAATAAACGGAGGGATGTTGCTCTATCGGCTGATTCGGTTTCCCGACGATGTTCAAAAAGATTTCAATCATCCTGTAAAGATGAATTTTTTTGCGGCGATTTCCATTAGTTTACTATTGTTAAGCGTTCCGTATTTTGAAATAAATGAACGTTTCTCATTTTATCTTTGGATCGCAGGGGTTATGCTTCAACTCATTTTTACGATCGTTATTCTTACGAAGGTGATTTGGAAACATACCTTTGAAGTTCCCCAGTTTACCCCGGCTTGGTTTATTCCAATTGTCGGAAATCTCGTCGTTCCACTAGCCGGTGTATACCATGCGGATGAAGATTTGAACTGGATGTTTTTTAGTATGGGACTGTTTTTCAGTATCATCTATATCACGATATTTTTGTTTCGAATGTTTTTCCATCCTGTACTACCTCCGAAATTAAGACCGACCTTCTTCATTTTGTTGGCACCTCCTGGAGTTGGGATGGTTTCTTATTTCAAAATTGTAGGTGAGTTGGATGCTTTCGCTTATATTTTATTTGGAATCGCTATTTACCTAGGATTATTCCTTATATTCCAATTCAAACGGTTGTTTACCATTCCGTTTTTTATTTCGTGGTGGGCGTACTTATTCCCGTCGGCAGCCGTTACAAACGCTACGTATTTTATGTATGCGGAAACGGGGAAAGAGTTTTACAGCTGGCTATTCCAACTCCAAATAGCCGGTCTGTTCGTCCTCGTCGCATATTTACTTTGGAAAACGATTCAGCTGGTGATGCACAGAGACCTTTGCATAAAAGAAGGATGA
- a CDS encoding SDR family NAD(P)-dependent oxidoreductase, which yields MGKFDGKVVLVTGAAGGIGKEFVKKVVDEGASVSLVDVNIEALKNVEKELGLSEERVLSVAADVSKEEDVKNYVEKTVDKFGKIDGFFNNAGVEGKYAPVEQYPTEVFDFVLNVNVRGVFLGLKYVIPVMKRQGKGTVVNTASVAGLMGAPGMIAYNTSKHAVIGMTRVVAAEVAEHGIRINALAPGVINTRMMRQIEENTSPGAAKEVEKAYAESVPMKRYGNPDEVANVALFLLSDDSSYVTSSIYTVHGGLLQQ from the coding sequence TTGGGAAAATTTGATGGGAAAGTTGTCCTCGTTACAGGTGCTGCAGGGGGAATTGGTAAGGAGTTTGTAAAAAAAGTCGTGGATGAGGGAGCTTCTGTATCTTTAGTAGACGTAAATATAGAAGCTTTAAAGAATGTAGAAAAAGAGCTAGGTTTATCTGAAGAGCGGGTTTTATCCGTTGCTGCCGATGTTTCGAAAGAGGAGGACGTCAAAAATTACGTAGAAAAAACGGTCGATAAATTCGGAAAGATCGATGGGTTTTTCAACAATGCAGGTGTTGAGGGGAAATATGCCCCCGTGGAACAATATCCAACAGAAGTTTTTGATTTCGTCCTCAATGTAAACGTACGAGGCGTATTTTTAGGATTAAAATACGTCATTCCTGTTATGAAAAGACAAGGAAAAGGTACAGTCGTAAATACTGCATCCGTCGCTGGTCTTATGGGAGCCCCAGGTATGATTGCTTATAATACATCGAAACACGCGGTGATCGGAATGACTAGAGTCGTCGCAGCAGAAGTGGCGGAACATGGGATTCGTATCAATGCACTTGCACCGGGTGTCATTAACACACGAATGATGAGACAAATTGAGGAAAATACGTCCCCAGGTGCGGCAAAGGAAGTTGAAAAAGCCTATGCGGAAAGTGTCCCGATGAAAAGATACGGGAATCCGGATGAAGTAGCCAATGTGGCCCTATTCCTTTTGTCCGATGATTCATCGTATGTAACGAGTTCTATATATACGGTACATGGAGGATTATTACAACAATAA
- the ahlS gene encoding AhlS family quorum-quenching N-acyl homoserine lactonase, with amino-acid sequence MSKPKLFVLDTGTMKMDKNFMIAMHNPASIDNPNPPSEFIEFPVYAVLIDHPDGKILFDTGCNPDGMGENGRWPKETQRLFPSFQDESCYLINRLEQLKVRPEDIKYVVASHLHLDHAGCLELFTNATIIVHDAELSNVMKQYAMSKELGAYIWADIDAWIKNDLRWKTISTNEEELELLTGIKILNFGPGHAYGMLGLHVQLPGEGGIILASDAIYSAQNFGPPVKLPGIIYDSIGYTKTVEKIRKYAEKTNSQIWYGHDAEQFKTLRKSTEGYYE; translated from the coding sequence ATGAGCAAACCGAAATTGTTTGTGTTAGACACAGGCACAATGAAAATGGATAAAAACTTCATGATTGCCATGCATAATCCGGCGAGTATTGACAATCCGAATCCGCCTTCAGAATTTATTGAATTTCCTGTGTATGCTGTATTAATTGACCATCCGGATGGAAAAATTTTATTTGACACAGGCTGTAATCCGGATGGAATGGGAGAAAATGGTAGATGGCCAAAGGAAACCCAGCGATTATTTCCAAGTTTCCAAGATGAGTCCTGTTATTTAATCAACCGTTTAGAGCAGTTAAAGGTAAGACCTGAAGATATCAAATATGTTGTTGCGTCCCATTTACACCTCGATCATGCAGGTTGTCTCGAATTATTTACGAACGCTACAATCATTGTTCATGATGCGGAACTATCAAATGTGATGAAACAATACGCTATGTCAAAAGAACTAGGTGCATACATTTGGGCAGATATTGATGCATGGATAAAAAATGATTTGAGATGGAAAACCATTTCTACAAATGAAGAAGAATTGGAACTTTTAACAGGTATCAAAATATTAAACTTCGGACCTGGACATGCATACGGTATGTTAGGTTTGCACGTACAATTGCCAGGTGAAGGGGGCATTATTCTCGCATCCGATGCTATATACTCTGCACAAAATTTTGGTCCACCAGTAAAGTTACCTGGAATTATTTACGATTCAATTGGCTATACAAAAACAGTAGAAAAAATACGAAAATATGCTGAAAAAACAAACTCACAAATTTGGTATGGCCATGATGCAGAACAGTTTAAAACATTAAGGAAATCAACAGAAGGATATTACGAATGA
- a CDS encoding zinc-dependent alcohol dehydrogenase family protein: MKIRSAVLRKSGQPRPYAESKPIQIETLELDPPKQGEVLVQIKAASLCHSDLSVIDGSRPRPLPMALGHEASGVVVEVGDGIVDLEPGDHVVCVFVPSCGQCIPCKEGRPALCELGAKSNAEGTLINGERRLHTGGEWIHHHLGLSAFSEYAVVSRHSLIKIEDREIPFEKLALFGCAVITGVGAVVNTANIKMGSTVAVVGLGGVGLSALLGAVSAGASQIIAVDINEGKLKKAKEFGATETFNSRDPSVIEMVKKATNGGVDYAFETAGVVKAMEIAYNITKRGGTTVTSGLPHPKHHFSFPQVTLTAEEKTMKGSYLGSCVPNRDIPRFIDLFKQNRLPVDQLVTDYITLDEINEGFDKLANGDSTRIIMKF; this comes from the coding sequence ATGAAAATAAGAAGCGCGGTTTTACGAAAGTCGGGTCAACCAAGGCCTTATGCAGAAAGTAAACCGATTCAAATTGAAACGTTGGAATTAGATCCTCCAAAACAAGGAGAAGTTCTTGTTCAAATAAAAGCAGCAAGCCTGTGCCATTCAGACTTATCTGTCATCGATGGAAGCAGACCAAGACCACTACCAATGGCTTTAGGGCACGAAGCTTCAGGTGTTGTAGTTGAAGTTGGTGACGGGATTGTGGACTTGGAACCGGGAGACCATGTAGTATGTGTATTTGTTCCTAGTTGTGGTCAATGTATTCCTTGTAAAGAAGGCCGTCCCGCTTTATGTGAACTAGGAGCGAAATCAAATGCAGAAGGAACACTTATAAATGGTGAAAGGCGTTTGCATACCGGGGGCGAATGGATCCATCATCATTTAGGTTTATCCGCTTTTTCGGAATATGCGGTTGTTTCAAGGCATTCTTTAATTAAAATAGAAGATCGAGAAATCCCCTTTGAGAAATTAGCTCTTTTTGGATGTGCGGTCATCACCGGAGTTGGAGCAGTAGTGAATACCGCAAATATAAAAATGGGGAGTACCGTCGCTGTCGTCGGCCTTGGCGGGGTCGGATTAAGTGCACTTCTCGGAGCGGTTTCTGCAGGTGCAAGTCAAATTATAGCCGTTGATATTAATGAAGGGAAATTGAAAAAGGCGAAGGAATTTGGTGCGACTGAAACGTTTAATTCACGTGATCCATCAGTCATTGAAATGGTAAAAAAAGCAACGAATGGTGGTGTCGATTACGCCTTTGAAACTGCTGGAGTAGTGAAGGCGATGGAGATTGCTTACAATATTACGAAACGCGGTGGAACGACCGTAACGAGTGGCTTACCCCATCCGAAACATCACTTTTCTTTTCCACAAGTTACTTTAACCGCAGAGGAAAAAACGATGAAAGGTTCCTATTTAGGAAGCTGTGTTCCGAATCGAGACATTCCACGCTTTATTGACTTGTTCAAACAAAATCGTCTTCCCGTTGATCAATTAGTGACGGACTATATTACTTTAGATGAGATTAACGAAGGTTTCGACAAACTGGCAAACGGTGACTCGACGCGGATTATAATGAAATTTTAA
- a CDS encoding NAD(P)H-dependent flavin oxidoreductase encodes MSTSAVERLKESVTLPVIMAPLFIISNPEMTMKACEAGIIGTFPALNARTNEKLEQWLQQMVEGMEQLKENHPEKKIAPWGINFISHRTNKRFLEDLKLIEKYEPPLVITSLGDPSPVVEVVHAYGGVVFSDVINVKYAKKAIEKGVDGLVLVTSGAGGHGGTYNPFAFIHEVKRFWDGPIALAGAISKGEDILAAEILGADFSYIGTRFIPAKESGADEKYKEMVIDSTIEDILYTDAFSGIHANFLIPSIKKAGMDPNELKKKEQIDLSELANTDVKAWRDVWSAGQGVGSITKIQSVEEIVEDLTKEYNTVKEKIIKEAYNFTE; translated from the coding sequence ATGTCAACGAGTGCAGTGGAACGATTGAAGGAATCCGTCACATTACCCGTCATTATGGCACCCCTTTTTATTATTTCTAATCCGGAGATGACGATGAAAGCTTGTGAGGCGGGGATTATCGGGACGTTTCCAGCTTTAAATGCCCGAACAAATGAGAAATTGGAACAATGGTTGCAGCAAATGGTCGAAGGGATGGAACAATTGAAGGAAAATCATCCAGAAAAGAAGATTGCCCCTTGGGGAATTAATTTTATTAGTCATCGGACGAATAAGCGATTTTTGGAAGATTTGAAGCTCATTGAAAAATATGAACCACCCCTCGTCATTACGTCGTTAGGGGATCCATCTCCAGTAGTCGAAGTCGTCCATGCGTACGGTGGAGTTGTTTTTTCCGATGTCATTAATGTGAAGTATGCGAAAAAGGCGATTGAAAAAGGTGTGGACGGATTAGTGCTCGTCACGAGTGGTGCAGGTGGACATGGGGGCACGTACAATCCTTTTGCATTCATTCATGAAGTGAAACGGTTTTGGGACGGTCCCATCGCTTTGGCTGGTGCCATTTCAAAGGGAGAAGACATTCTCGCTGCAGAAATTTTAGGAGCGGATTTTTCCTATATTGGGACGCGATTTATCCCAGCGAAGGAAAGCGGTGCCGACGAGAAATATAAGGAAATGGTCATCGATTCGACGATTGAAGATATTTTATACACCGATGCCTTTAGTGGGATTCATGCGAATTTTTTAATTCCGAGTATTAAAAAGGCGGGAATGGATCCGAATGAATTGAAAAAGAAGGAACAAATCGATTTATCCGAATTAGCGAATACGGATGTAAAAGCTTGGCGTGACGTATGGTCTGCAGGACAAGGAGTCGGTTCAATTACAAAAATCCAATCCGTTGAAGAAATTGTTGAAGATTTGACGAAGGAATACAACACAGTAAAAGAAAAAATTATCAAAGAAGCATATAATTTTACCGAATAA
- a CDS encoding uracil-DNA glycosylase translates to MKKDILKNDWAPLLQEEFTKPYYIQLREFLKKEYATYTVYPDMYDIFNALHYTPFHQVKVVILGQDPYHGPNQAHGLSFSVKPGVPLPPSLKNIFVELQNDIGCPPPKDGYLVHWAKQGVLLLNTVLTVRKGIAHSHKGKGWEQFTDRVIEQLNKKDHPIVYILWGSAAQSKISLIDTNKHYIIKSPHPSPLSAHRGFFESKPFSKTNEILRGIGQDEIDWQLPILETSHQHEIRV, encoded by the coding sequence ATGAAAAAGGATATTTTGAAAAACGATTGGGCTCCCCTTTTACAAGAGGAGTTTACGAAGCCGTATTATATACAGCTGCGGGAATTTTTAAAAAAAGAATATGCAACATATACGGTGTATCCCGATATGTACGATATATTCAACGCCCTCCATTATACTCCCTTTCATCAAGTAAAGGTGGTCATCCTCGGACAAGACCCGTATCACGGACCGAATCAAGCCCACGGACTCAGTTTTTCCGTAAAACCAGGAGTCCCTTTGCCACCATCGTTAAAAAATATTTTTGTTGAATTACAAAACGATATCGGATGTCCTCCGCCAAAGGATGGATATTTAGTCCACTGGGCAAAACAAGGGGTCCTGTTACTGAACACGGTACTTACCGTTAGAAAAGGTATAGCCCATTCCCATAAAGGAAAAGGTTGGGAACAATTTACAGACCGGGTCATTGAACAGTTAAATAAAAAGGATCATCCAATTGTCTACATTTTATGGGGAAGTGCCGCCCAAAGTAAAATTTCATTAATCGACACAAACAAACATTATATAATTAAATCCCCCCATCCAAGCCCTTTGTCTGCCCATCGCGGATTTTTTGAAAGCAAACCGTTTTCGAAAACGAATGAAATTTTACGGGGAATCGGGCAAGATGAAATCGACTGGCAGTTGCCAATTCTTGAAACGTCTCATCAACATGAAATTCGAGTGTAG